One segment of Euwallacea fornicatus isolate EFF26 chromosome 23, ASM4011564v1, whole genome shotgun sequence DNA contains the following:
- the LOC136346618 gene encoding histone-lysine N-methyltransferase SETMAR-like — protein MSNYNRSLGQSDPVIQAQKKLCEVYGENCLTERQCQHWFARFGSGNFNVQGASHTGRPITIDNDKIKALVEANRCMTSRKKLNISNTTVSLHLKKLGYVSKLDVWVPHELKEIHLTKRINIYDSLLNRNQNDPLLKRVITGDEKWILSKLNEEIKRKPPELANRKGVLFHHDNAICPYVFNNASKIIGTKLGTDTSSTI, from the exons ATGAGCAATTACAATAGATCTCTGGGTCAATCTGACCCCGTCA tacaagctcagaagaaattgtgtgaagtttatggtgagaactgccttacTGAACGCCAGTGCCAGCATTGGTTTGCTCGCTTTggttccggaaattttaatgtccaaggTGCATCACacactggacgcccaatcaccattgataacgataaaataaaggccttaGTCGAAGCTAATCGGTGTATGACAAGTCGAaaaaagttgaacatatcgaatacaaccgtttctctgcatttaaaaaaacttgggtacgttagcaaattggatgtttgggttcctcacgaattgaaggaaattcacctcaccAAACGCATTAACATATAcgattctttgctgaatcgcaaccaaaacgacccacttctaaaaagggtcataacgggtgatgaaaaatggatt ctatcgaaattgaacgaagaaatcaaaagaaaacctCCTGAACTagccaatcgcaaaggggtactgttccatcatgataatGCTATATGCccatacgtctttaataacgcgtcaaaaattattggaactaaattgggaactgatacctcatccaccatataG